One genomic segment of Halomarina pelagica includes these proteins:
- a CDS encoding glycosyltransferase family 2 protein gives MANRPTVSVVVPTYYRNDRLREAIDGALAQRAPVEVIVVDGSGEAHARPVVEAFDGTGEGDGGEIEYVAQARDEGPHAARSLGAERATGEYVQFLDDDDRLLPGKFEAQLPLLEADEAVGVVYSGLRDEEWGVVDPIPDVRGDVLEHALRLRTFPCVPSTMLVDRAVVDDLLPFEHRHGADDSGMKIELARRTRFDYVDRPLVERGKPDGTLSSSWAHVDGRRYLVRRYADLYDRYPDEVRRTAVRQTHYRAGNKHLEESAWSPSAPVEFARAAYHTPERRGRYAATAVASVFGRPGIDAADRLGIAP, from the coding sequence ATGGCGAACCGACCCACCGTCTCGGTCGTCGTTCCGACGTACTACCGCAACGACCGGCTCCGTGAGGCGATCGACGGCGCGCTCGCCCAGCGAGCGCCGGTCGAGGTGATCGTCGTCGACGGGTCGGGCGAGGCCCACGCGCGCCCGGTCGTCGAGGCGTTCGACGGGACCGGGGAAGGTGACGGAGGGGAGATCGAGTACGTCGCCCAGGCGCGCGACGAGGGTCCGCACGCCGCCCGGAGCCTCGGCGCGGAACGCGCGACCGGCGAGTACGTCCAGTTTCTCGACGACGACGACCGCCTCCTCCCGGGCAAGTTCGAGGCGCAGCTCCCCCTGCTCGAGGCCGACGAGGCGGTCGGCGTCGTCTACTCCGGCCTGCGCGACGAGGAGTGGGGCGTCGTCGATCCGATCCCGGACGTCCGCGGCGACGTGCTCGAACACGCGCTCCGGCTCCGGACGTTCCCCTGCGTCCCGTCGACGATGCTCGTCGATCGGGCGGTGGTCGACGACCTCCTCCCGTTCGAGCACCGCCACGGGGCCGACGACTCGGGGATGAAGATCGAACTCGCGCGGCGGACGCGGTTCGACTACGTCGACCGACCGCTGGTCGAACGCGGTAAGCCCGACGGGACGCTCTCCTCCTCGTGGGCGCACGTCGACGGACGGCGGTACCTCGTCCGCCGCTACGCCGACCTCTACGATCGGTACCCCGACGAGGTCCGGCGGACGGCGGTCCGACAGACCCACTACCGCGCGGGGAACAAGCACCTCGAGGAGTCGGCGTGGTCGCCGAGCGCGCCCGTCGAGTTCGCGCGGGCGGCCTACCACACGCCCGAACGGCGGGGGCGGTACGCCGCGACGGCGGTCGCCTCGGTGTTCGGCCGCCCCGGGATCGACGCCGCCGATCGGCTGGGGATCGCGCCGTGA
- a CDS encoding sulfatase-like hydrolase/transferase, which translates to MRPEFGPWPGRTSAALSRATAGVRLAGGELRDVVPDGVKVVPDGAIDRAAGIWTALGNRRRERRADRRFAARERPEREPAPDAPQHVVCVVVDALRADALDGDGTPFLSGLSGGDAISTSTWTFPAIASLMSGRYPHDHGAMRRSDSFADSVEDVTGLPEPIPDDEPLLSDALAGAGYRTYGAFGFVVPFLALRGRFETHALYEDAPAARLLADHAAWLADHREERTFSYLHLADCHEPVDPPAGYWEAHGVADLPGIRGWRHEDVVEPTPTVERFRRHRRRLYDAAVEYVDNRLSAHHNRVSDLAGGDVALAVVGDHGEGFWERAAFHAEHFADPRPAHCVGHGGAPYEAVVRVPVRTAGLGVARADADGCGNERERLTSLLDAAPTIAEVVGVDLPDAPDAVPLGRSIPDERVVLVEGVRYGYEKKAAYVRGGEQTWKRLVSRGDDVDTTIELPGAVHRPPPEAIGRRLRDALPSWPGENRTRPGRTDGELSSDLERRLDRLGYR; encoded by the coding sequence GTGAGGCCGGAATTCGGCCCGTGGCCGGGGCGCACGTCGGCGGCGCTCTCGCGGGCGACGGCGGGCGTCCGACTCGCCGGCGGGGAACTCCGCGACGTCGTCCCGGACGGGGTGAAGGTCGTCCCGGACGGGGCGATCGACCGCGCGGCGGGGATCTGGACCGCCCTGGGGAACCGCCGGCGCGAGCGCCGGGCGGATCGGCGGTTCGCCGCCAGGGAGCGCCCCGAGCGCGAGCCGGCTCCCGACGCCCCGCAGCACGTGGTCTGCGTCGTCGTGGACGCGCTCCGGGCGGACGCCCTCGACGGGGACGGCACTCCGTTCCTCTCCGGGCTCTCCGGCGGCGACGCGATCTCGACCTCGACGTGGACGTTCCCCGCGATCGCCTCGCTCATGAGCGGTCGGTACCCGCACGACCACGGGGCGATGCGTCGCTCGGACTCGTTCGCCGACTCCGTCGAGGACGTCACCGGCCTTCCCGAGCCGATCCCCGACGACGAGCCGCTCCTGTCGGACGCGCTCGCGGGTGCCGGCTACCGGACCTACGGGGCGTTCGGGTTCGTCGTGCCCTTTCTCGCCCTCCGCGGGCGGTTCGAGACGCACGCGCTCTACGAGGACGCCCCCGCGGCGCGACTCCTCGCAGATCACGCCGCGTGGCTGGCCGACCACCGCGAGGAGCGGACGTTCTCGTACCTCCACCTCGCCGACTGTCACGAGCCGGTCGATCCGCCGGCGGGCTACTGGGAGGCCCACGGGGTGGCCGACCTCCCCGGAATACGCGGCTGGCGGCACGAGGACGTCGTCGAGCCCACGCCGACGGTCGAGCGGTTCCGACGACACCGTCGCCGGCTCTACGACGCGGCGGTGGAGTACGTCGACAACCGCCTGAGCGCCCACCACAACCGCGTGAGCGACCTCGCGGGCGGAGACGTCGCCCTCGCGGTCGTCGGCGACCACGGCGAGGGGTTCTGGGAGCGCGCGGCGTTCCACGCCGAGCACTTCGCCGATCCGCGCCCCGCCCACTGCGTCGGTCACGGCGGCGCTCCCTACGAGGCGGTCGTCCGCGTCCCGGTTCGGACGGCGGGTCTCGGCGTCGCGCGCGCCGACGCCGACGGGTGTGGAAACGAGAGGGAGCGGCTCACGTCGCTCCTCGACGCCGCGCCGACGATCGCCGAGGTCGTCGGCGTCGATCTCCCCGACGCCCCCGACGCCGTCCCGCTCGGCCGATCGATCCCGGACGAGCGGGTGGTCCTCGTCGAGGGGGTCCGCTACGGCTACGAGAAGAAGGCCGCGTACGTGCGGGGTGGGGAGCAGACGTGGAAGCGCCTCGTCTCGCGCGGGGACGACGTGGACACGACGATCGAACTCCCGGGGGCGGTTCACCGCCCGCCGCCGGAGGCGATCGGGCGACGGCTCCGCGACGCCCTCCCGTCGTGGCCGGGCGAGAACCGGACCCGACCCGGACGGACCGACGGCGAACTCTCCTCCGACCTCGAACGCCGACTCGACCGCCTCGGGTATCGGTGA
- a CDS encoding FAD-dependent oxidoreductase — protein sequence MSDDESAGDGTAPTPTESVWIDTTPETSYDPLSADRRVDVAVVGGGITGLTAAAELADAGEEVAVVESGHVVEGVTGRTTAKVTAQHGLIYDRLRSTVGDGLARQYAEANQRAIEHIAETVERREIECDFGRTPAYTYTDSPDRRDAIAAEVDAATALGLPASFVEDTPLPFDVEAAIRVDDQARFHPREYLLALAASIDEAGSHVFERTKALEIERGRLNRVVTDRGTVAAETVVVATHFPILDRRLFFARLYPERSYVLAVRASDVPTEGLYYKPGEPMRSLRTHVAGQEDLVLVGGEAHKTGHGDAPERYERLERYARKRFDVEEIPYRWSTQDYSTPDRIPFVGRAGPTSDGILVGTGFGGWGMTNGTAAGRLLADMALGRPNPYRTVYDPTRFSFSAVRTALKENAHVAKEFVTGWTDGLRADAATPAPGEARVVRHDGRPVGQYRDEGGELHTVSAVCTHMDCIVDWNDAEKTWDCPCHGSRFDPDGSVLDGPAVEDLPRRSPRD from the coding sequence ATGAGTGATGACGAATCCGCCGGAGACGGTACCGCACCGACGCCGACCGAATCGGTCTGGATCGACACGACGCCCGAGACGTCGTACGATCCGCTCTCCGCCGATCGGCGCGTCGACGTCGCCGTCGTCGGCGGCGGGATCACCGGGCTGACCGCGGCGGCCGAACTCGCCGACGCCGGCGAGGAGGTGGCCGTCGTCGAGTCGGGCCACGTCGTCGAGGGGGTCACCGGGCGGACGACGGCGAAGGTCACGGCCCAGCACGGGCTGATCTACGACCGGCTCAGGTCCACGGTCGGCGACGGGCTGGCCCGCCAGTACGCCGAGGCGAACCAGCGGGCCATCGAGCATATCGCCGAGACGGTCGAACGGCGGGAGATCGAGTGCGACTTCGGGCGGACGCCGGCGTACACGTACACTGACTCGCCCGACCGGCGCGACGCGATCGCCGCCGAGGTCGACGCCGCGACGGCGCTCGGCCTCCCGGCGAGTTTCGTCGAGGACACGCCGCTGCCGTTCGACGTGGAGGCCGCGATCCGGGTCGACGACCAGGCGCGGTTCCACCCCCGGGAGTACCTGCTCGCGCTCGCGGCGTCGATCGACGAGGCGGGGAGCCACGTCTTCGAGCGGACGAAGGCCCTGGAGATCGAGCGCGGTCGGCTCAACCGCGTCGTGACCGACCGCGGGACGGTGGCGGCGGAGACGGTCGTCGTCGCGACGCACTTTCCGATCCTCGATCGGCGGCTGTTCTTCGCGCGGCTCTACCCCGAACGGTCCTACGTGCTGGCGGTGCGGGCGAGCGACGTCCCGACGGAGGGGCTGTACTACAAGCCGGGCGAGCCGATGCGGTCGCTCCGCACGCACGTCGCGGGCCAGGAGGACCTCGTCCTCGTCGGGGGCGAGGCGCACAAGACGGGACACGGAGACGCCCCGGAGCGCTACGAGCGCCTCGAACGTTACGCCCGGAAGCGGTTCGACGTCGAGGAGATCCCCTACCGCTGGTCGACGCAGGACTACTCGACGCCCGACCGGATCCCGTTCGTCGGTCGCGCCGGCCCGACGAGCGACGGGATCCTCGTCGGGACCGGGTTCGGCGGCTGGGGGATGACCAACGGCACCGCCGCGGGGAGGCTCCTGGCCGACATGGCGCTCGGCCGACCGAACCCCTACCGGACGGTGTACGACCCGACGCGGTTCTCCTTCTCCGCGGTCCGCACCGCACTGAAGGAGAACGCGCACGTGGCGAAGGAGTTCGTCACGGGGTGGACCGACGGGTTGCGCGCCGACGCGGCGACGCCGGCCCCCGGCGAGGCCCGGGTGGTCCGTCACGACGGACGGCCGGTCGGCCAGTACCGCGACGAGGGGGGCGAACTCCACACCGTCTCCGCCGTCTGCACCCACATGGACTGCATCGTCGACTGGAACGACGCGGAGAAGACCTGGGACTGCCCCTGTCACGGCTCCCGCTTCGATCCCGACGGGAGCGTCCTGGACGGGCCGGCCGTCGAGGACCTCCCGAGACGATCGCCCCGGGACTGA
- a CDS encoding mycofactocin-coupled SDR family oxidoreductase gives MAEYDFEGRVAFVTGAARGQGRSHALRYAENGADVVVTDVCETDEDSTYELSGREQLEETVGLVEERGQDAIGVKVDVSDEAAVERAVGEALDAFGRIDILANNAGVAPVSGLLDLDERTWDYTLDVNLKGMWLTAKHVGRHMVERGEGGRIVNTSSTAGLAASPGLGHYTAAKHGVVGLTKTLAVELAPHDVTVNAVCPTAVDTEMTSGIVETIDDEIAAIAEQSGPDNLFSDILQPEDVSAAFMWLSSDDARFVTGTAIPVAAGATAL, from the coding sequence ATGGCCGAGTACGATTTCGAGGGGAGGGTAGCGTTCGTCACCGGTGCGGCGAGGGGGCAGGGTCGCTCACACGCCCTCCGCTACGCCGAGAACGGCGCGGACGTGGTCGTCACCGACGTCTGCGAGACGGACGAGGACTCGACGTACGAGCTGTCGGGCCGCGAGCAACTGGAGGAGACGGTCGGCCTCGTCGAGGAGCGGGGGCAGGACGCGATCGGCGTGAAGGTGGACGTCTCGGACGAGGCGGCGGTCGAACGCGCGGTCGGGGAGGCCCTCGACGCGTTCGGCCGGATCGACATCCTCGCGAACAACGCCGGCGTGGCACCCGTCTCCGGCCTGCTCGACCTCGACGAGCGGACCTGGGACTACACGCTCGACGTGAACCTGAAGGGGATGTGGCTCACCGCGAAGCACGTCGGGCGACACATGGTCGAACGCGGCGAGGGGGGACGCATCGTCAACACCTCCTCTACGGCCGGTCTCGCCGCCTCGCCGGGCCTCGGCCACTACACGGCCGCGAAACACGGCGTCGTCGGGCTGACCAAGACGCTCGCGGTGGAACTCGCCCCGCACGACGTCACGGTCAACGCCGTCTGTCCGACCGCCGTGGACACGGAGATGACCAGCGGCATCGTCGAGACGATCGACGACGAGATCGCCGCCATCGCCGAACAGTCGGGACCGGACAACCTCTTCTCGGACATCCTCCAACCGGAGGACGTCAGCGCGGCGTTCATGTGGCTGTCGAGCGACGACGCCCGCTTCGTCACCGGCACCGCGATCCCGGTGGCGGCGGGCGCGACCGCCCTCTGA
- a CDS encoding DUF7130 family rubredoxin-like protein, protein MSGFGETPPEEDEDEVTQLSFGQTLYTESGTPVGEVRSIEEGGVFVTVREGVEALTVEHARSGHEFGEAELVWRCTECGEMGEIDDGLPEECPNCGAPKEDLMYWTED, encoded by the coding sequence ATGAGTGGATTCGGAGAGACGCCGCCCGAGGAGGACGAAGACGAGGTAACCCAGCTCTCCTTCGGCCAGACGCTCTACACGGAGAGCGGAACGCCGGTCGGGGAGGTTCGAAGCATCGAGGAGGGGGGCGTGTTCGTCACCGTCCGGGAGGGCGTGGAGGCGCTCACGGTCGAACACGCCCGCTCGGGGCACGAGTTCGGCGAGGCGGAACTCGTCTGGCGCTGTACGGAGTGCGGGGAGATGGGTGAGATAGACGACGGACTCCCCGAGGAGTGCCCGAACTGCGGCGCGCCGAAGGAGGACCTGATGTACTGGACCGAGGACTGA
- a CDS encoding DUF7563 family protein: MPQCENCDSFVSRRYVRVFAPGDARNPRVCPNCETKVRVGADTREKRQ, from the coding sequence ATGCCTCAGTGTGAGAACTGCGATTCGTTCGTATCGAGGCGGTACGTCAGGGTGTTCGCGCCCGGCGACGCGCGGAACCCGCGCGTCTGTCCGAACTGCGAGACGAAGGTCCGTGTCGGGGCCGACACGCGCGAGAAGCGCCAGTGA
- the gfo6 gene encoding D-xylose 1-dehydrogenase Gfo6, protein MDLEAAVENYAERDWRTGVEGTVRFALVGIGWWTTDVAIPAIESTELCRTTTLVSSSAEKGRRVAAEHDVDHAITYDEFHDGAAADAYDAIYVATPNAYHLEYAETAAELGKAVLCEKPMEATVERAERLVETCEEHDVPLMVAYRMQTDPSVRRARRLIEDGVLGEPVQVYGNNSQPLLEMIPDPDQWRLDPELSGYGTSVMDLGIYPINTARYLLDRDPVAVQAWLTSSHEAFSDVPDERSSMLLRFEGDVHAVSTSSQRAQRDSQLKVTGTEGQIDLRPAFGGQCTLTVTRGDVTVELSDESMDAEREMELEFDYFADRVLGGDPIGPDGRHGLTDMRVIEAIHEADRTGGVVEP, encoded by the coding sequence ATGGACCTCGAAGCGGCCGTAGAGAACTACGCGGAGCGCGACTGGCGGACGGGAGTGGAGGGGACCGTTCGGTTCGCCCTCGTCGGGATCGGCTGGTGGACGACGGACGTGGCGATCCCGGCGATCGAGTCGACGGAGCTGTGCCGGACGACCACCCTCGTGAGCAGCTCCGCCGAGAAGGGGCGGCGGGTCGCGGCGGAACACGACGTGGACCACGCGATCACGTACGACGAGTTCCACGACGGCGCGGCCGCCGACGCATACGACGCGATCTACGTCGCGACGCCGAACGCCTACCACCTCGAGTACGCCGAGACGGCCGCCGAACTCGGCAAGGCGGTGCTGTGCGAGAAGCCCATGGAGGCGACCGTCGAGCGCGCCGAACGGCTGGTCGAGACGTGCGAGGAGCACGACGTACCGCTGATGGTCGCCTACCGGATGCAGACCGACCCGTCGGTCCGTCGCGCCCGCCGCCTGATCGAGGACGGCGTCCTCGGCGAACCGGTCCAGGTGTACGGGAACAACTCCCAGCCGCTGCTGGAGATGATCCCCGATCCCGACCAGTGGCGGCTCGACCCGGAGCTGTCCGGATACGGGACGTCGGTCATGGACCTGGGCATCTACCCGATCAACACGGCGCGGTACCTCCTCGACCGCGACCCGGTGGCCGTCCAGGCGTGGCTCACGTCGTCGCACGAGGCGTTCTCGGACGTGCCCGACGAGCGCTCGTCGATGCTGCTCCGCTTCGAGGGCGACGTGCACGCGGTCAGCACCTCGAGCCAGCGCGCACAGCGGGACTCCCAGCTCAAGGTCACCGGGACGGAGGGCCAGATCGACCTCCGACCCGCGTTCGGCGGGCAGTGCACGCTCACCGTCACGCGAGGGGACGTGACGGTCGAGTTGTCGGACGAGTCGATGGACGCGGAGCGGGAGATGGAACTGGAGTTCGACTACTTCGCCGACCGGGTCCTCGGCGGGGACCCGATCGGCCCCGACGGGCGTCACGGACTGACCGACATGCGCGTGATCGAGGCGATCCACGAGGCGGACCGGACCGGGGGCGTCGTCGAACCGTAG